The genomic window ATCTGCCCGTTGTCCCCGAGCGTGCTCTCCCAGGTGATATCCCACTGCGCCACAGCAGTCACCGGGTACTTGCAGTTCGGAAGCTTGTGAGAGGTCTTCACATACCGATGCCCACAAGTAGGCGAGAACTTAACCCCCATCGACTTGTCATACGGCGTCCCCGGCCCCTCACACCGCACAGTCGTACCATCCCCCATCGACCAGTCGATCGCCTTCACCTGAGCAGTCGCCGTAACCGACAACCCAGGAACACTCGCACTACGAACAATCGGCCCCCAGGTGTTCTCGCTCTTCGTCACCCACATCCAAACCGGCATATTCACCAGCCCAATCTGACCAGCCGAGGGCGCAGTCTCAATCTGCGGCGGCGCAAGCTGCATCTCCGCGATCGCCTCATATACCAGCGTCATTGGATCGATAACAACCGTATCGGGCCGCCCCGGCAGCCACACCCACTCGGTCACAATGTGCCTGCCCTGGTCATAACCCTGTTCGCGGGTACAGGCCCAGACACTCCCGTCGGTGTGCCCTTGCCATCGCTCGTCGCCTGGTGGCGGCTGTGGTTCTTCGCGCTTCATGTAGCACTGGTGGCTGTTGGACCAACTCCCGAGTTCCGGATCGACGCAAGGCACCAGCGCACCGCGAAACTTGCATTCAACGCTTGTAGTCTTCCCGTGGGTTCCAGGAGTTCCGGGTTCGGTCGGCTCGGTTGTTGTGGTCTTCTCGCCCACGAGCATCCACTGACAGATGTTGCCGAAACATATCCACTCATAGCCCGGCCCCGGCGGAGGGCCGGTCGGCGGGTACGCCGTTGCGTTACCTGTACAGAGAACAAGGCTCAGCAAGCATCCCGCGGCGACACGCCGGCCGAGCCTCGCCATGTTCAGCATGGTCCCTTGTCCTCATCGGAGATGAGGAACCACAACTTCTTGTTATCAGCGCCTAGTGCAAACCGCAGATGTGAGGTGACCTGTCGGCGCGTTGCGCTGCCAGGGCCGGATGGCACAGGCTTGCCGTTGCTTTTGAATCTCATGACCTGCTTCGAACTGTCGAGGCAGTTCAGGAGAACGACTTCAGGCTGGGCCTGCTTCAGCTTCACCGAAACGACCGTTGTTTTGGCAATCTGTACATTTCCGGTCAGGTACAAGCCGTTCCTTACCAATGTTCTTGCCTGATCAACAATGGTGATGATCCGCTGACCGCTCAGCCCGGCCTTCTCGAGCGCCGGTCGATCTAGCGCCGACGGATTTGTGAATGTCCGATCTATGGCGGCGGTTGCTACGGCATACCGTGACTTGGCGGCGGTGATGGCGGCCTGTTGTTCGGGGGTCCAGGTTGGCGTTGAGGGGGCCGATGGCGTCGGGCTAGGGGTGGTGGAGGTCGAGGGAGGTGCTGTGTTGGGCCGGCCGGCTTCGGGGGAGCCGTTGCAGGCGGTCAGCAGGAGGAGGGTGCTGAGCGTGGTAGCGGCTGCTGCTAGCGGTCGGCGGGGCATGGGATAGGGCTCCGTTCTTGAGTGCTGTTGGTGTAAGGGTTGCATACGGAGGGTGTTCGGAGAGGGGGTTATCCACAGGTTGCAGGTTGTTGCAGCTGGGTGGGATGGAAGACTGCGGGGTATGTCGCCTATTGGTCGTCGTCGGGAGCGGGGTCGGGGATTGGGGTCGCGAGGGGCGGCTTCCGCGGAGGGGCGGCGGGAGAAGGGGGTGGTGGCGCCTGAGGCGCATCCTTCGGGGGCTCGGGTGCCGGAGGTGCCTAAGGAGTTGGTGCCGAAGCACGTGGCGATTGTTATGGATGGGAATGGGCGGTGGGCCAAGCAGCGGGGGTTGGCTCGGACCGAGGGGCATCGGGCGGGGGAGGCGAGCCTGCTGGATGTGATCAAGGGTGGGATCGAGATCGGGGTGAAGTACATCTCGGCGTACGCGTTCTCGACGGAGAACTGGGCGCGGTCGCCGGAAGAGGTGCGGTTCCTGATGGGGTTCAACCGCGAGGTCATCCACCGGCGGCGCGACGAGCTGGACGCGATGGGTGTCCGGGTGGTGTGGTCGGGGCGGCGGCCGCGGTTGTGGAAGAGCGTGATCGACGAGCTCGAGTACGCGCAGGAGCGGACCAAGCACAACGACACGATCACGCTGCAGTTCTGCGTGAACTACGGCGGCCGGGCCGAGCTGGCGGACGCGATGCGGTCGATCGCGCGGGAGGTTGCCGAGGGCAAGCTCAAGCCGGACCGGATCTCCGAGCAGACGATCGCGCGGCACCTGTACGCGCCGGACATCCCCGAGGTCGACCTGTTCGTCCGGTCGTCGGGGGAGCAGCGGACGAGCAATTTCCTGGTGTGGCAGCTGGCGTACGCCGAGATGGTGTTCCTGGACACGCTCTGGCCGGACTTCGACCGGCGGGACCTGTGGCGGGCGATCGAGATCTACGCGCAGCGCGACCGGCGGTACGGCGGCGCCGTACCGAACGAGGTGACCGCCGAACCTGAGGCGCCTCTCAGCTAACACCCTGACAGGGAACGGAAATCGGCCCCGCACCGTCTAGGCTCGTTGCAAGTGTCAACGACATGAACGGGTGATGGACGATGCCGGACCAGCCGGCGGAGGAGACTCCGCAACAGATCGTGGAACGCGAACTACGCGCCGCGCAGGAGCAGGTCCGGAGAGTGGCTGACAGAATGCGCGCCGCACTCGCCGAGGAAGAGGCGAAGGAAGCGACGAAGGAAGCGGCCGAGGAAGAGAACAGCACGAAGGACGAGGGCTGATGGCGAACGAGGCGGAATACGCCGGCTGGACGAACCGGGTCGCGCAGGCGATGTTCGACACGCAGCGGTCGCTGGATTCGTTGTCCGGCCACCTCGGCAACGACCTCGGCCGGGCGCTTGACCGGCGACGGGACGAACTCGACATGCTACGGCCGGGTATCCGGAGTCTGGCTGCGGCCGAGCACGATTACGACCAGGCCCAGGGCGCCGCGAAGGACCCGGCGAGGGAGCGGATCTACTCGACGTACCGGTCGTACCAGAGCGACGCGGGACTGCTGTCGAACCAGCTCGGCGGGATCAAGGCGGAGTTGGCAGGCCACAACGAGGCGTTGGCACAGCGGGCGGAGTCCCTCAAGGACGCCATGAGAGATCTGGACCGGATCAAGGAGTTGCCCGGCCGCGACACGCCGGAGCTCGCGAAGCTCCGCGAGGGAGTCGAGTACTTCCGGGCAGTCGTCAACTCCGTCGGGCCGCGCGTGCAGGCGATGGTGAACGAGATGCAGACCGCTCAGCAGGCGGCGCGCGCGTTCGCCGACGGAGCGGCCTCGGTCGGCACCCAGGCGCATTCTGCCAACATCGGCAGGGTTGTCGGTCAGCTCGAGGACTCGCTCGCCCAGACCGAGGCGCGCGGCGGCGCGCTGCGCAAGGATCTCACCGACAACCGCGCGTCCTTCGGCCTGGTGACGGACTACGGCGTCGGTATCGCCAACCGTGCAACGGACGAGCGCAACCTGGCGGACAAACAGGCTGCCCAGTTGGCCGACTCCATGCGCGCGGGCGTGAATCCGACCCGCCCCGCCGACCAGCGCCCGGTCGCGAACCTGGCGGAGTCCGACCTCAGTCGTCGACTGGACGGACCGGCTCAGGAGACCGGCCGGACCGTCTAACGGCCGGGTGACGGGAGCAGGCCGCGTTCTATTGCGACGGTGACGGCTCGGGTTCGGTCGTCTACGTCTAGTTTGGCGAAGAGGCGTTGTAGGTGGGTTTTGACGGTGGCTTCGCCGATGAAGAGTTCGCGGCCGATTTCGGCGTTGCTGAGGCCGCGGGCCACGGCGGCCAAGACCTCGAGTTCGCGCGGGGAGGGCAAAGCGGCCGCCGGTGCTGCCGGCGTACGGAGCCGGGACATCAGGCGGGCCGCGACCGGTGGGGCCAGGACGGTTTCGCCGCGGGCGGCGGCGCGGATGCCGTTGAGGAGGTCCGCGTGCGGGGTGTCCTTCAGCAGGTAGCCCGCGGCGCCCGCTTCGACCGCGTGCAGGATGTCGGTGTCGGTGTCGTACGTCGTCAGCACCAGCACCCGCGTCGACGGGTACGTGGACACGATCGCCCCGGTCGCCGCCACCCCGTCCATCCGGGGCATCCGCAGATCCATCAGTACGACGTCCGGACCGGTCGACTCGACCAGCGCGAGCGCCTCCGCACCGTCGCCGGCCTCGCCGACCACCGTGATGTCCTCGGTCACCGACAGCATCCCGGACAGGCCGGAGCGCACCACCGGATGGTCGTCGACCACCAGAACCCGAATCACACATCCTCCTGGACCGCTGGGATCAGTACCTGAACTCGTGTCCCCTGGCCGGGAGTGCTCTCGATCTGAACGCTACCGCCGGACTCCTCGACCCGCCCGCGCATCGCGTTCAGGCCGAAACCGCTGGACGCCGACGCGGGCGTGAACCCTGACCCGTCGTCCCGGATCTCGATCCACACGCCGCCGTCCGACAAACCGAGCGTGATCAGCACCTGCGTCGCGGCCGCATGCTTGCGGACGTTGGCCAGCGCCTCCTGGGCCGACCGCAACAGCACGACCTGCTGCGCCTGCGGCAGCGCCGCCACCTCGTCGTCGGGCAGGTCGAGCGACACCTGTACGTCGACACCGGTCTCGGCGGCGAACCGCTCCGCCTGCCGTCGCAGTACTTCGGTCAACGTTGCCCCCGACAACGCCACCGGGGTGAACGCGGCAACCAACGCCCGCGCCTCGGCGAGGTTCTCCCGCGCAGTGTCCTCGATCGCCGCCAACCGCGCCGCCATACCGGCCGCACCGCCCTGGGACAGCTCGGCGGCAGCGGCCTGCGAGAGCATCACGATCGACGTCATCCCCTGCGCGAGCGTGTCGTGGATCTCCCGCGCCATCCGCTCCCGCTCGGCCATCACACCGGCACTGTGGTGCGCCTCGGCGAGCTCGTCCCGGGCCGACTCGAGCTGCTCGATCAGATCGGCCCGCTGCTGACTCTGCGTGATCACCTTCTCGATCCAGATCCCGAACAGCAGGCTGACCACGAGGCTGACCAGCATCCACGGCAGGATGTTCCAGAACGCGGCCCAGCCCCATCCCGCGCTCCACAACTGCGCCGTACCGACGCCGATCACCAGCAGCAGGCTGAGCCCGACCCCTTCGCGGGCGTCCTCGTTGAGCAGCCAGATCTGCGCCGACGCGATGAACATCAGGAACACCGACTGCGGGTAGATCCCGATCAGCACGACCAGTGAGGCGATCAGCACCAGCCGATAGGCGTACGACGGGAGCGCCCGGCCGGACCGGATCGCGGGCAGGCCGACGAACTGGTACGCCGCCCCGAGCACCACGACCGTACCGGTGAAGACGAGCTGCCGGACCGTACCGAGATGGCCGAGGAACGACAGCGCCAGCGTCATGCCGAGCAGCACCCAGAACACGATGTGCCAGCCGACCAGCGTCCGTGACCAGACCGGCTGCCCGGCGCCACCGCGTGTGTTCTGCACGGACCCCATCTTCCTCCACGCGAGGATCCACAGCCGAGGCCCGCTCCACACGGGCTCCTCGGCAGCACGCCGCGCCGGGAGCCCGTTCATCAGCCCGCGTCCCGCCGGGTCCAGCGGAACACCCGCTGCGCGAGGACCAGGCCGACGACCAGCCAGACGCCGAGCACGATCGCGCCGGTGCCCAGCTGCCACGACCCGCCCGGCTCGTGCACCTGGAACCCGTCCGGCAGGAACACCGACCGCATGCCCTGTGCGAGCCACTTGAGCGGGAAGAACTCCGCGACGGTCCGCATCCACGCGGGCAGGCTGCTGTAGACGAAGTACACGCCGGAGATGAATTGCAGCAGCAGGACGACCGGGGTGACGACGGCGGATGCGGCCCGCCCGGACTTCGGTACGACGGAGAACGCGATCCCGAGCACCGAGCCGGACGCGGTACCGAGGACGAAGATCCACAGGAAGTTCAGCCACTTGCCCGGCGCGGTCGGGATGTCGACGCCGAGCAGCAGGCCGGCGATCGCGAGCAGCAGTGCGAACTGCAGGATCGAGGTGATCAGGACCATCCCGATCTTGCCGATGAAGTACGACTGCGGCGACATCGGCGTACCACGGAGCCGTTTCAGCACGTCCTGGTCGCGCTCGATCGCGATCGCGATGGCCAGTGACTGGAAGCTGGTCAGGAAGATGCCGGAGGCAATCATTCCGGGGGTGAAGTACGTCGCCGCGGTGACGCCGCCGGAGAAGTCGGTACCGCTGAACACGGCGGAGAAGATACCCAGGAAGATGATCGGGAAGAAGAACGTGAAGATCAGCTGCTCGCGTTCGCGGAAGAACTCCTTCACCTCGATCCCGGTGCGGGACAGGCCGACCTTCAGCGGCGAGGGCAGTACGGCGCTCACTTCGAGGCTCCTTCCAGTACGCGGGCGGTGCTGACCGACCCGATGAGTTCCAGGTAGATGTCTTCCAGGCTCGGCCGCCGTACTTCGAGCTCCGGCACTTCCGACCCCCCGAACGCCGCCATCAGCCGGGCGACCTCGGCGGTCGGCTCGTCGGTGCGTACTTCGCGCGGGCCGTCGGCGGACAGCCAGGAGACTCGCGCGGTCCGGGCGCCGCGGCCGCCGAGCGTTTCCGGGGTCGCGACCTCGAGCATCCGGCCGTCCGCGATCACGCCGACCCGGTCGGCGAGGTGCTCGGCCTCGTCCAGGTAGTGGGTGGTGAGCAGGATCGTGGTGCCCTCGGTGCGGAGCTCCTCGATCAGGGTCCAGAACTGCCGGCGCGCCTCCGGGTCGAACCCGGTGGTCGGCTCGTCCAGGAACAGCAGTTCCGGGTTGCCGATCACGCCGAGCGCGACGTCCAGGCGACGGCGCTGTCCGCCGGACAGGCTGCGGACCCGGGCCTTGCGCTTGTCCTGCAGGCCGACGGCGGCGATCACCTGCGCCGGGTCGCGCGGGTTCGGGTAGTACCCGGCGAAGTGCGTGACCATCTCGGCGACCGAGAGCACGGCCTCGTCCCGGGTGGTCTGCGCGACGATCCCGATCCGGGACCGCCAGACCCGGTCGGCGCGTGCCGGGTCCGACCCGAGCACGCTGATCTCGCCGGCGTCGGCGTGGCGATACCCCTCCAGGATCTCCACGGTCGTGGTCTTACCGGCCCCGTTCGGGCCGAGCAGGGCGAACACCTCGCCCCGGTGGATGTCCAGATCGACACCGTCGACCGCGACCTTGTCGGGGTACCGCTTGACCAGGCCGCGCACCCTCACTGCGTTGTCGTTCTCCATGCCTCCACTCTCCCGTCGCGGACCGGTCCGCCGGGAGCACCGCCCGGCGGACCGGTTGTCCCCCGACCGGTGGACAGAAGGGTGTACGCCGCAGGGCCGAGGCGGTTAGGTTCGGACGCATGGCTCAGACGGTGCGTGGTGTGGTGGCGGCGACCAAGGGTGCGCCGGTGACGATCGAGCAGATCACGATCCCGGACCCCGGACCGGGCGAAGCGGTCGTGCAGGTGCAGGCGTGCGGCGTCTGCCATACGGACCTGCACTACCGCGAGGGCGGGATCAACGACGACTTCCCGTTCCTGCTCGGGCATGAGGCTGCGGGGATCGTGGAGGCGGTCGGCGACGGCGTCACCGACGTACAGCCGGGTGATTTCGTCGTACTGAACTGGCGGGCGGTCTGCGGCAACTGTCGCGCCTGCCTGCGCGGCCGCCCGTGGTACTGCTTCAACACGCACAACGCCCAACAGAAGATGACGCTCGCGGACGGTACCGAGCTGAGCCCGGCGCTCGGCATCGGGGCGTTCGCGGAGAAGACCCTGGTCGCGGCCGGGCAGTGCACGAAGGTCGACCCGGCGGCCAAGCCCGAGGTCGCGGGCCTGCTCGGCTGCGGCGTGATGGCCGGCCTCGGCGCGGCGCTCAACACCGGGAACGTCGGCCGCGGCGACACGGTCGCGGTGATCGGCTCAGGTGGCGTCGGTACGGCGGCCGTGGTCGGTGCCCGGCTCGCCGGAGCCGCGAAGGTGATCGCGATCGACCTCGACGAACGCAAGCTGACCACCGCCCAGGAGTTGGGCGCCACCAACACGATCAACTCGAAGGACCTCGACCACGAGGGCGTCGTCGCGGCGGTGCAGGAGCTGACCGGTGGGTTCGGCGCCGATGTGGTGATCGACGCCGTCGGGCGGCCGGAAACGTGGAAGCAGGCCTTCTACGCGCGCGACCTCGCGGGCACCGTCGTACTGGTCGGCGTACCGACGCCGGAGATGCGGATCGAGATGCCGTTGCTGGACTTCTTCGGCCGCGGTGGCTCGCTGAAGTCCAGCTGGTACGGCGATTGTCTCCCGACCCGCGACTTCCCGATGCTGATCGACCTGCACCTTCAGGGCCGGTTGCCGCTGGACCGGTTCGTCTCCGAGACGATCGCGCTCGAGGACGTCGAGGACGCGTTCACGAAGATGCACCACGGAGACGTACTGCGGTCGGTCGTGCTGTTCTAGCAAGTGCGCCGGCGGCGACGATGCCGGCCACCGCTGTCAGCGCGACCGCCCGATGCGTCACCGGGAACGAGTGCGTCGACAGGTACACCGTGCCGAAGATCGTGACGCCGCCGACCTGGCTGAGCTGCATCGCGGTGGTGAGGATGCCGCTCGCGTCGGCGGCCCGGGGGAGCGGGACGTTGACCAGGGCCTGGGTGACCAGCGGGCTCGCCGACAGGCCCATGCCCGCGCCGGCCACGACCATGGCGGGCCAGACGAACGTTCCGACGCCCGCATACCCGATGGCGCACAGCGCGAGACCTACCGGTACGACGAGGTGGTGGAACCGGCCGGGGACGGACCGCCAGAAGAATCCGACCAGGCCGAACGTCACCGCGAACGGGAGCCAGGTCAGCCCGGCCCGCATCGCTGACTCACGGAGCTCGACCTGCAGATGCAGGGTGAACGCGAACAGGAACCCACCGAGCGCGAGGATCGTGAACGCCATCGTCGCCAGACCCGTGGGCAGCCCACGAGCGCGCAGAACCTCGAGGTTGAGCAGCGGGTCGACCGTACGACGCTCGTACTGGACGAAGACCGCGGCAAGCACGACGCCGGCTGCCATGCACCCGAACGTCCACAGCGGCCACCCGATCTCGTGACCGACCACCGCCGGCAGCACTAGCAGCAGTACGGCGCACGTCGACAACGCCAACCCGACGAGGTCGAGACGCCGTGCGCACGAAGGACGGTCCGCCGGCATCACGCGCGGTACCAGGATCGCCAGGCAGATGCCGACCGGGACGTTGACCAGGAACACCGGTCGCCAGCCGGAGCCGAGCAGGTTCGCGCCGACGAGCAGGCCGCCCGCGATCAGCCCGGCGACCTGGCCGGCCGACAGCGTCACGCCGTACGCCGACAACGCCTTGGCGCGGGCCGGTCCGGAGAAGTGCGCCTGGATCAGGCTCATGATTTGCGGCACCATGATCGCCGCGGCGACACCCTGGACGAACCGGAACAGCACCAGCGGCAGGATCGCGGGCGCCAGCCCGCAGGCGAGTGAGGCGAGCGTGAACAGGATCGCGCCGGTCAGGAACATCCGGCGGCGGCCGTACAGATCGCCGAGCCGGGCGCCGGTGATCAGGGTCATCGCATACGCGACCAGGTAGCCGCCGACGACCAGTTGCAGCCACGCACCGGAGGCGTGGTAGCCGGCGCCGATGGCGGGCATCGCGACGTTCACGATCGAGGTGTCGAGCAGAGCCATGAACTGGCCGAGCAGGAGCACGGCGAGCATCAGCCCACGCCGGGTATCGGCGGCGCGATCAGTGATAACAGCGGTCATCAGGTTCTCCCTTGTCTGCACCGGACGTGGGGGTATACCTGGCGGGTCCGCAGGATTCATCGGTGCCGGACCGATGATTTTCGCGCGGTCACGCAGTACGTACTCGTGACCTGTGGGAGGGTGACGACGATGGACCGTGACGATTTCGACCGGCTGACCGAGCCGCACCGGCACGAACTGCTGGTGCACTGCTACCGCATGCTCGGATCGATCCACGACGCCGAGGACCTGGTGCAGGAGACCCTGCTGCGGGCGTGGCGCGCCGCCGAGACGTACGACGAGCAGCGGGCGTCGATGCGGACCTGGCTCTACCGGATCGCCACCAACGCCTGCCTGACCGCTCTCAAAGGCAGAGCGCGGCGAGCTCTGCCCTCGGGTCTGGTGAGCGCGAGCGAGGACACCCAGGTACCGATCGAGCTGTCGACCGAGGTGTCCTGGCTGCAGCCGTTCCCGACCGATCCGGCGTCGGCGACGGTCGCGCAGGGCAGTCTGCGGCTGGCGCTGATCGCTGCGATGCAGTACCTCCCGGCCCGGCAGCGCGCGGTCCTGGTCCTGCGCGATGTCCTCGACTGGCCGGTCGCCGACATCGCCGAGGCCCTCGAGACCACCGCGGCGAGCGTGAACAGCGCACTGCAACGCGCGCGGGCCAAGCTCGCCGAGATCGACATCACCGAGGACGACGTCGACGAGCCCGACGACCGGCAGGTCAAGTCCGTCATCGAGGACTACATGCGCGCCTTCGAGGCGGCCGATGTGAAAGGCCTGACCCGGCTGCTCACCGACCAGGTCGTCCTCGAGATGCCGCCCGCGCCGCTGTGGTACGTCGGCCGCGACGCGTACGGCGAATTCATGGAGCGCGTGTACGCGATGCGCGGACCGGATTGGCGACTACTGCCGACCGTGGCGAACGAACAGCCCGCCATCGGCGCGTACGTGCGCGGGGACGACGGACGCTTCCACGCGCACAGCCTGCAGGTGTTCACGGTCACCAGGGCCGGCATCACGCACAACGTGGTCTTCTTCGGCCAGGAGCTCTTCGCGTACTTCGAGCTGCCCTCAGACCTTGAATGAGATCCACACGTCAGGAGTGGCGTCCGGCCGGCCGACGATCGGACGCTCCTCCTGCGTCCACGCGTCGCCGGACACCTCGGTCGCGACCCGCTGCCAGAACCGGACCGCTGTCTCGTTGTTCCGCTGGAAGGCCACGTCGCACGGACCAGAATGATGTGCCAGCACCTGCTGCACCGCCTGTAGCCCGTACCCGTGCCGCCGCGCCGGACGCACCAGGAAGAACGCGTTGAGTACGTGCACCGGTTGCTGCAGCGCGCGCAGGAAGCAGAAGCCGATCGGCACCTCGCCCAGCGAGATCAGGTAGCCGGCCCACTCCGGGTGGCCGGTCAGCACGTTCTCCAGCCACTCGCTGCGGTAGCTGCCGTCAGGACGCGGGAGCTGGCCCTGGAACTCGGACAGGTCGTGCCGGAACATCAGCCACAGCCGCTCCATCAGGACGCGGTCGGACGGCTGCACTCGGCGCACCAGCAGATCGGACATCGGTCTCCTCACCAAAGATGTGTGAACGCAGAAAAGCCTCCCGCCGGAAGTCCGGTGGAAGGCTTACTGCTGAGCAGTTTATCAGTTCTGCGCCGCGGTCTCCCCGGCGACCCAGCTCATGTCGGCGTACCGGGTGCCGACCGGGGTCAGCTTCGACAGCGCCTCGACGTCGTCCGCGGACAGCTGGACGTCGAGCGCCGCCCAGTTCTCCTCCAGGTACTTGCGCCGCTTCGTCCCCGGGATCGGCGCCACATCGTTGCCCTGCGCAAGCACCCACGCGAGCGCGATCTGCCCCGGCGTCGCGTCGTACCGGCTCGCGACCGCGCGGATCTCCTCGACCAGCTTGAGGTTGGCGTCGAGGTTGTCCCCGGAGAACCGCGGCAGGGTACGGCGGAAGTCGTCGGCCGCCAGCTCCGTCGGCAGCGCGCCGGTGAGCATGCCGCGGCCGAGCGGCGAGTACGGCACCAGGCCGATGCCGAGCTCGCGGAGCACCGGCAGCACCGACTCCTCGATGTCCCGGCTGAACAGCGACCACTCGCTCTGGACGGCGGTGATCGGGTGCACGACGTGCGCCCGGCGGATCGTCTCCGCCGACGCCTCGGACAGCCCGAGGTACCGGACCTTGCCGGCCTGGACGAGCTCGGCCATCGCGCCGACCGTCTCCTCGATCGGCACGTTCGGGTCCATCCGGTGCTGGTAGTACAGGTCCACGTGGTCGACGCCGAGCCGCTGCAGCGACGCGTCGATCGCGGACCGGACGTACTCGGGCGAACCGTTCACGTCGCGCGCCGCAGGATTCCGCGGATCGCCGACGATGCCGAACTTCGTCGCCAGGAACACCTCGTCGCGGCGGTCCGCGATCGTCCGGCCGACCAGCTCCTCGTTCGCGCCGAAGCCGTACATGTCGGCGGTGTCGAGGAACGTGATGCCGAGGTCCAGGGCGCGGCGCAGGGTCGCGACCGACTCGTTCTCGTCGGCGGCGCCGTACGCGAAGCTCATTCCCATACAGCCGAGTCCGAGCCGGCTGACCTCGGCGCCTTGGTTACCCAGTTTCATCTGTTTTCTCCCATCACAAACCGGCCGAGCCGTGCGTGACGGTCGGCTGGATCGAGTTGTTGTTTACGGAGCGGCAGTGCCGCCGTAGACGGCGATCTTGTAGTCGGTCACCGCAAGGGCGAGCTGCAGGTCCCGCAGCTGCCGCTGGATCCGGTCGCGGTGCTCCTGCATCAGGGCGAGCCGCTGCGGTTCGGTGTGGTCGCCCTCGGACACCAGCTCCAGGTAGTGGCTGATCGCGCCGATCGACATCCCGGAGGCGCGCAACCGGCTGATGAACACGATTCGCGACATCGCCCGCCGGTCGTAGCTGCGGTAGCCGGCCGCGTCCCGGCGGACGTCGACCAGGCCGATCCGCTCGTAGTACCGCAGGGTGTGAGCGGTCAGGCCGGTGAGCTCGGCGGCCTCGGCGATCGAGAGGTCGTCGGGCAGGTCCTCCGGCAGCTCCAGCAGACAGAGCAGGTCGGGGTCCACCGGTTCCGGCTCGGGGTGGTACGCCGCGATCGCAGTGCGGCGGTCCACCAGCTCGGTCGTGTTCATGACTACGACCGTATGCCTTCGAGTGCGCTCAAAGGCAAAGGTGAGCTAGATCACTTGACTGTCACTTCGACTGGCAGTCGGCGCAGGTGCCGAAGATCTCCAGGGTGTGGCTGATGTCGGCGTAGCCGTGCTCGGCGGCGACCTTGTCGGCCCAGCGCTCCACGGCCGGGCCTTCCACCTCCACGGTGCGCCCGCAGTTGCGGCAGACCAGGTGGTGGTGATGCCCCTTCGAGCAGCGCCGGTACGCCGTCTCTCCGTCGGCGGTGCGCAGTACGTCGACCTCACGCGAGTCCGCGAGCGCCTGCAGCGTGCGGTACACCGTGGTCAGGCCGACGGCCTCACCGGCGGACCGGAGCTCCAGGTGGATCTCCTGGGCGGTCCGGAATTCGTCGATCTTGTCGAGCGCGTGCGCGACCGCCGCGCGCTGACGGGTCGAGCGTGTTCCGATGGCCACCGTTCCTCCTGTCGTCTCCATAGCGCCCTCCAGTCTCTCAGAAGTCAGCAAGCTAGTGCTCGTCCCAGTGATCGCCGTGTGCCGCGTGCAGATGCCCGTCGTGCACGTAGTCGACATGGTCTCCGTGGTCGACCTTCTTGTGACCACAGTCCTGGCTGTGCGCATGCGGGTGTCCAGCACTCACCACATGCGGCTCCGGCGCCGGTACGCCGACCTCCGGCTCCTCGTCCGCCAGCGGACGCCCGGCGCGGCGGCGGAGCAACGTCCCGACGGTCGCAGCCACGACGAACCCGGCCAGCGCCAGGACGACGATGGTGGCGCCCGGTGCGACGTTGGCGTTGTACGACGTCACGATGCCGGCCAGACACGCCAGTACGCCGATGATGCACGCGGTGACGAACGTACTGCGGAAGGACCGCGTGATCTGCTGCGCGGTCGCCACGGGGACCACCATGAGCGCGCTGACGAGCAGGAGTCCCACAGTACGCATCGCTACCGTC from Kribbella jejuensis includes these protein-coding regions:
- a CDS encoding S-(hydroxymethyl)mycothiol dehydrogenase — translated: MAQTVRGVVAATKGAPVTIEQITIPDPGPGEAVVQVQACGVCHTDLHYREGGINDDFPFLLGHEAAGIVEAVGDGVTDVQPGDFVVLNWRAVCGNCRACLRGRPWYCFNTHNAQQKMTLADGTELSPALGIGAFAEKTLVAAGQCTKVDPAAKPEVAGLLGCGVMAGLGAALNTGNVGRGDTVAVIGSGGVGTAAVVGARLAGAAKVIAIDLDERKLTTAQELGATNTINSKDLDHEGVVAAVQELTGGFGADVVIDAVGRPETWKQAFYARDLAGTVVLVGVPTPEMRIEMPLLDFFGRGGSLKSSWYGDCLPTRDFPMLIDLHLQGRLPLDRFVSETIALEDVEDAFTKMHHGDVLRSVVLF
- a CDS encoding MFS transporter, giving the protein MTAVITDRAADTRRGLMLAVLLLGQFMALLDTSIVNVAMPAIGAGYHASGAWLQLVVGGYLVAYAMTLITGARLGDLYGRRRMFLTGAILFTLASLACGLAPAILPLVLFRFVQGVAAAIMVPQIMSLIQAHFSGPARAKALSAYGVTLSAGQVAGLIAGGLLVGANLLGSGWRPVFLVNVPVGICLAILVPRVMPADRPSCARRLDLVGLALSTCAVLLLVLPAVVGHEIGWPLWTFGCMAAGVVLAAVFVQYERRTVDPLLNLEVLRARGLPTGLATMAFTILALGGFLFAFTLHLQVELRESAMRAGLTWLPFAVTFGLVGFFWRSVPGRFHHLVVPVGLALCAIGYAGVGTFVWPAMVVAGAGMGLSASPLVTQALVNVPLPRAADASGILTTAMQLSQVGGVTIFGTVYLSTHSFPVTHRAVALTAVAGIVAAGALARTARPTAVRLRGASS
- a CDS encoding sigma-70 family RNA polymerase sigma factor yields the protein MDRDDFDRLTEPHRHELLVHCYRMLGSIHDAEDLVQETLLRAWRAAETYDEQRASMRTWLYRIATNACLTALKGRARRALPSGLVSASEDTQVPIELSTEVSWLQPFPTDPASATVAQGSLRLALIAAMQYLPARQRAVLVLRDVLDWPVADIAEALETTAASVNSALQRARAKLAEIDITEDDVDEPDDRQVKSVIEDYMRAFEAADVKGLTRLLTDQVVLEMPPAPLWYVGRDAYGEFMERVYAMRGPDWRLLPTVANEQPAIGAYVRGDDGRFHAHSLQVFTVTRAGITHNVVFFGQELFAYFELPSDLE
- a CDS encoding GNAT family N-acetyltransferase translates to MSDLLVRRVQPSDRVLMERLWLMFRHDLSEFQGQLPRPDGSYRSEWLENVLTGHPEWAGYLISLGEVPIGFCFLRALQQPVHVLNAFFLVRPARRHGYGLQAVQQVLAHHSGPCDVAFQRNNETAVRFWQRVATEVSGDAWTQEERPIVGRPDATPDVWISFKV
- a CDS encoding aldo/keto reductase, whose amino-acid sequence is MKLGNQGAEVSRLGLGCMGMSFAYGAADENESVATLRRALDLGITFLDTADMYGFGANEELVGRTIADRRDEVFLATKFGIVGDPRNPAARDVNGSPEYVRSAIDASLQRLGVDHVDLYYQHRMDPNVPIEETVGAMAELVQAGKVRYLGLSEASAETIRRAHVVHPITAVQSEWSLFSRDIEESVLPVLRELGIGLVPYSPLGRGMLTGALPTELAADDFRRTLPRFSGDNLDANLKLVEEIRAVASRYDATPGQIALAWVLAQGNDVAPIPGTKRRKYLEENWAALDVQLSADDVEALSKLTPVGTRYADMSWVAGETAAQN
- a CDS encoding MerR family transcriptional regulator, giving the protein MNTTELVDRRTAIAAYHPEPEPVDPDLLCLLELPEDLPDDLSIAEAAELTGLTAHTLRYYERIGLVDVRRDAAGYRSYDRRAMSRIVFISRLRASGMSIGAISHYLELVSEGDHTEPQRLALMQEHRDRIQRQLRDLQLALAVTDYKIAVYGGTAAP